attgacatttcgAGGTGTCTTGACTTCTGAAGGTTATTTCTTACGTCTATACTTATAGTTCATGCATTacaagaacacaaattttttatgacatagGAACTGCCTGATGATAAGaaccaccccaaaaaaaaaaaaaaaaaaaaaaaagagggaataAGTAGGACAACTTTGAAAATTCTACCGTTTTCTTTAGTTGGGCACCAATGCCAAAGCTTGATATCCCTGCTGGTATAGGTAGAACCTTGGGATCACCGATGGGGTCAGATATTGGATCACTTGGGATCTCATTTGCAGAATCACGAAGAATAGCATTGAACATGGCCACATCTAATCTTCCCACACATTGCTCCATAATCTGCAGAAATTGGGAACAAAACCACAATTTTAATGCCGTAATTCTAAGGACAAGGAAATAAAGCACTGGTTGGATAAAGACAATCATGAATGGAGAGAGATGAACTAGTTAGAGTAACATTACAATTGTTTTTTACAACAGATACAGGCTTTCAGTTTACAAATCACATGATGCTCAAGTTCTCAGACTAGTGCATCCTCATTGTTTTCCTGTCATGCTAacataaattatgaaaaagcaTTTCATTTAAAAGCGATTTTGAATCATGGCCGAAGCTAGGTCACTCTTATGTAACCAAGGCCAAAGAAAAGTATTTGTCATTTATCAGTTGCATATAGAATATAAAGTGCAGCACAAGTTCAAGGACCATTTACTGCTCGGTTGCGATATTGTTTAAAGCATCATCATCtgaaagaatggaaaaaaattggaatgaGCATTTTGCTGCTTTAATCTGTTGTGTATCACCCCATCTTCTTGTGGAAGTTAATGGTCGACCTGAATTGATACTATGTGCAGAACAAGTTCACAGCCATATTACAAGTATTGCATCAGATAAGAATATTATGCCACTGTAGATGGTGTTGTTAACGGTAGAAAAGAGCACATGCATGGCTCGTGCCATGCAGCAACTTCATACCAGCCTCGCAAGCATAGGCAAGCAGCCACATTCATGTCCCACAGCTCGAACAGGACAAAGTCTTTCACAAGCATCCCTAAATGCCTTCTTCCAGTGGTCCAGTGAAATGTTCCCTTGAACATCTTCGTGAATTACTTTTTCACCACTTTCATTCAAGCTAGAATCCATGATAACGGTAGCCTTTATAGTAGTAGACTGCATATATGGAGTCAAGGTCTGGAAAGAATATAAGGAACTATGAATCAACCACAACAGAAAAGAGAAACATACAGGACAGAAAAGAAAGCTGCTTCTTGTGAAGATCATAAAGCCCGCAATACAGTTCAGAAAAAGAATAGATATGAGTATAAAGGGAGGGGGAGAAGTTAGAACAAATTAAATGTAAGACCTGCCACCATATGGACTCTATTGCACGGGAGAAGATCCAAGCTTCAACCCTTTCCAGTGCAGATACAAATGTATGGTGGTCCTCCCAGTCACACGCTGTTCCACCATTCGCATTTCCATTCCTACGAGAAGAGGACTTCCATTTTAACGATGATGGAATCTCAACACTTTGCTTCCCAGCAAAATCTTTGCTGCTCTGGGTCGATGAGGAAAGTGATACGTCCATCTTTTGCATCATCTCACTGATTATTGTTCTTAATACAACAGAATTGGACAACCAGTACATTAACCTGCACTCAGCACATAGGAAGCAAAATCAACCAATATGGACCATCTGTCATTTTTAATGCTCGGAAGTAATTGTCTAAGTGGGTGATATGGATAGGTTGTTATGGACTTAGTCAATGATCCACTAGCATAGTCATGGTAGAACAATTTCTGCAAGGACTCTTTATTCTTCTATAGCTTCCAAATATATCTTACAATTTAAACCTACAATCTGCTATTGCAGGTAATTCAATATCCTAAAACATCATGTCAGTAAACTCATATTATCCCCCAGActgatgaaaaataaaataaaactctTATGATCCCCACTCAGAGAAGCGAAAATATGCATCGTTGTTGAAAATCTGAATAAGCTATAATAGTTATTCTAGATGTTGAATATAAGATTTTCAGACTTCTGGACACATAATGGTCACCATCAGAAATGTCtaatgaaaacaaaatttcCAGAAAAGTCTCACTCTATATAGTGTGTACCTTGGAACATCATTGCCACAAGCTTTTGCAACCAACACTAAACCTGAGACAGCACTTCTAGCTGCACTAGCTCTTCTTGAATGTGAAAGCTCTCTACAAGCATGAATATATAATCGAGAAAGTCGCCGAGCCGGAGCATGGACTTTAGCCATAGAAGAACCATGCTCTGCAACTACTGAAAACAGAGCAACCTCAACTGCAGCCGCTTCAATTAACTCTCCCTCTAGCATTTTGATTCGATTCTCCAATTGCTGAACTTTAGCTTCCAAAAGTGCACTTCTCGTGTCCGTAGTATAAACCTTAGCATCCCTTCTTTCAATACTTCTGAAGCTTCTTATTCCAATCGGTGTAACAGCACCTTCCTTATTATGACTGGCTAACAGGTTAGCACTTGCTGTTCCGATGCTCTTGGCAATATCTGGAGGTGAACGGACAGATTTTGCACATCTTAATCTGTCAATTACATGTCCTTTCATTCCATGGCTTTCTCCCCCAGAAGAAAATTCATCATTTGTGAGAAAGCTCTGCTCACTAGCAGCATCGACTGAATCATGTCCAACAgtacctttttcttcttctaagtAACATTCCGAGTGCCCATTTGCCCCAATTCCATCTGTTGCTGAATATTTACAAACATCACCTTGACCCACTTTTGAACATttctcatcatcattgtcaatgACCTGAGCATCAGTATCATCCACGATGTCCAGATTTTCACCAGGAGGAGTTAATTTAGCAGAAGTAATTAGAATGTCATTAGCATTTAGAAGAGTTTCAACACCTGATTCAGATTCTCCATGAGCATCATGGGTCAAATTTTCGCTGCCGTAAGTTAGAGCGATAATGGACTCTTCCTCTGCTTGGTCAATGGCAAAGGATGAGATCGAAGAATGAGCACTATGACCACCTGCTTTTGAGAAGGCCATTGAACTAGATCTTCCCAAGCTAGTAGAAGATGCATTGCCATTGTCCAAACTCCCTGGATCGGAAGAAAGGTCAACTGATGATGAGCGGGAAGAAGTTGGAAGCAAGTTCTCTGCTGGCTGCGAGTTCTCTGCGAGCGCAATCTCTGATGTAACATCAGATCTTCTGAGCTCCAACACTGGATCTGAAGCTAAAAGGTGCTTCTCCTCAATCCTTATGGCGGTCTTGTCAATGGCAACAGATCCATTCTGCCATTCAAAGCCAATAGTCCTTTCAGTAAAGTTGAAGCAATTAAGTTAGATGTCCAAACCCATCAGCCCAGTGCCACACAGGTCTTATACCTCCATGCAAGAGCACATAACCCAAAGATGAATCTAATTGGCACTTTAAGCCCAAGCCCACCAAGTTTCACATCATCTGAAGAATCAGATGGTGTTTCAAAAACATTTAGGTGCATCCCATATCCTTCCAACATATACCTGGATTCTTTGAGGAAAATGGTCCAGACTCAAAACCACAAAACAGTGCTTTTTCACTATCTTGTTGTATGTTCCTAAATACATGCTACAGGAGGCTGGTACAGTTTCTAGGAAAAATATCTAATGTTATAATTAGGATTTCTTCAAGCATGAATGGACTATCATCACTAAAATTATTCAAGGTATCCAAGGAAAAACACTGGTAGTTACTACCAGAGGGACTAGAACAAGTACCTGTTCATTTTGAGGAGGTAGAACGCCATTACTTCTTAATGGAGAAGACGGAACCGTCACTGAT
Above is a window of Eucalyptus grandis isolate ANBG69807.140 chromosome 9, ASM1654582v1, whole genome shotgun sequence DNA encoding:
- the LOC104419151 gene encoding uncharacterized protein LOC104419151: MVLGLRAKARRSASVKRHYLIHIQEIRPWPPSQSLKSVRSVLIQWENGEKHSGSTSSVVPYLGSGANDGKIEFSESFRLPVTLLRDAAVKSGDGDAFQKNCLEFHLYEPRRDRSLKGQLLGTASVDLADYGVIKDAISITAQMNCQRNFRNTAQPVLYVKIQPLDKSSSQSSMDKNGSESVAALMREEYAAEAEMASSTDDDVSSHASVTVPSSPLRSNGVLPPQNEQNGSVAIDKTAIRIEEKHLLASDPVLELRRSDVTSEIALAENSQPAENLLPTSSRSSSVDLSSDPGSLDNGNASSTSLGRSSSMAFSKAGGHSAHSSISSFAIDQAEEESIIALTYGSENLTHDAHGESESGVETLLNANDILITSAKLTPPGENLDIVDDTDAQVIDNDDEKCSKVGQGDVCKYSATDGIGANGHSECYLEEEKGTVGHDSVDAASEQSFLTNDEFSSGGESHGMKGHVIDRLRCAKSVRSPPDIAKSIGTASANLLASHNKEGAVTPIGIRSFRSIERRDAKVYTTDTRSALLEAKVQQLENRIKMLEGELIEAAAVEVALFSVVAEHGSSMAKVHAPARRLSRLYIHACRELSHSRRASAARSAVSGLVLVAKACGNDVPRLMYWLSNSVVLRTIISEMMQKMDVSLSSSTQSSKDFAGKQSVEIPSSLKWKSSSRRNGNANGGTACDWEDHHTFVSALERVEAWIFSRAIESIWWQTLTPYMQSTTIKATVIMDSSLNESGEKVIHEDVQGNISLDHWKKAFRDACERLCPVRAVGHECGCLPMLARLIMEQCVGRLDVAMFNAILRDSANEIPSDPISDPIGDPKVLPIPAGISSFGIGAQLKKTIGNWSRCLTDLFGRDGTDLPEDEGEYVDEGRKDNSFESFHHLSALSDLMMLPKDMLLSRSIRKEVCPMFTASLIKRVLDNFVPDEFFPEPIPDVVLEALESEVHSLDAEESIADYPYLAAPAIYTPPLASTVGGIIGEVVTDAQLVRCGSSVMRKSYASDDELDELNSPLASISMDGPRSSPVSIKPSWTLKQNANQNTVRYDLLREVWTNCE